The proteins below come from a single Lates calcarifer isolate ASB-BC8 linkage group LG11, TLL_Latcal_v3, whole genome shotgun sequence genomic window:
- the znf750 gene encoding zinc finger protein 750, with protein METAQERKPKRPHYIPRPPGKPFKYQCFQCPFTCNEKSHLFNHMKYNLCKNSISLMSQKNGQTARQVKAVAKGVPVKSKDCPSPPQAVQNNSPERQGAEESKAENIEDIEEVDVGCDSPVNKDCQNVTKPNTVTEKENKESSEAKSLPRPSAFSPVTPNHDGADAFKSSVQQSEDSQTPAPTFNYPGFPWGAISSSVPLKALHPPMVPEYSTYLLPDRPLYPSYYLPGNHHANEPNSPSFQPEFVDPQRPVVPQPIAPPHTSLFPPYSYRYCHPLHPPPPLHYTLYRPHELSMPISGPRYIPLDLYGQTLGPKDYDLYMHLHNRHNSLNASTQEQNNHGQSGDKATRLSPKEGCSALGSPDRPSHAHIIQKDTEALHHTSTGDSQTTAQLGHTTTVVQPIKPDIRQEESAESLLQLRSLQEDGRSAESSRYSSSSVSETCPDTTSEQDDEDSSEDLAPLNLSTRKPDNKKSPSGHRLRCSDTEKLKGDELPLNLSLRASQTSPLDLDEEPCDQRQTAALALCQLAIASSAASSCDFSTAGEPSKDPTDARSPGSPEKTKHTTKAKATGMKRVNSGQAENNCHKPNKRVKSSGRVLRRRPR; from the exons ATGGAGACTGCTCAGGAACGCAAGCCAAAAAGACCCCACTACATTCCCCGACCGCCGGGCAAGCCCTTCAAGTACCAGtgtttccagtgtcctttcacCTGCAATGAAAAGTCCCATCTCTTCAACCACATGAAATACAACTTGTGCAAAAACTCAATCTCCCTCATGTCACAGAAAAACGGGCAAACCGCTCGACAGGTCAAGGCTGTAGCAAAGGGGGTCCCTGTCAAATCTAAAGATTGCCCAAGCCCCCCGCAAGCAGTTCAGAACAACAGTCCTGAGAGACAGGGAGCCGAGGAGAGCAAAGCCGAGAACATAGAAGACATAGAAGAAGTGGATGTTGGGTGTGACAGTCCAGTCAACAAGGACTGCCAGAATGTGACAAAACCAAATACAgttacagagaaagagaacaaggAGAGCAGCGAGGCCAAATCTCTGCCGCGCCCATCTGCTTTCTCCCCCGTCACACCCAACCATGACGGAGCAGATGCCTTCAAGTCATCTGTGCAGCAGTCAGAGGATTCGCAAACTCCTGCTCCCACTTTCAACTACCCAGGCTTCCCATGGGGTGCgatttcatcatctgttccCTTAAAAGCATTACACCCCCCAATGGTTCCTGAATACTCTACATATCTCCTGCCTGATCGCCCCCTTTATCCATCGTACTACCTCCCAGGAAATCACCACGCCAATGAGCCAAACTCTCCTTCTTTCCAGCCAGAGTTTGTGGATCCCCAGAGGCCTGTGGTGCCGCAGCCCATTGCCCCACCTCacacttctctttttcctccgTACTCATACAGATACTGCCACCCTCTTCACCCGCCCCCTCCTCTGCATTATACCCTTTACAGACCGCATGAGCTCTCCATGCCAATTTCAGGACCAAGATATATTCCCTTGGATTTGTACGGCCAGACCCTTGGGCCCAAGGATTATGACTTATACATGCACTTACACAACAGACATAACAGCCTCAATGCATCTACACAAGAGCAGAACAACCACGGGCAAAGTGGAGACAAGGCAACCAGGCTCAGCCCTAAAGAGGGTTGTTCAGCCTTGGGGTCCCCTGACAGACCCAGCCATGCACACATCATccagaaagacacagaggccTTGCACCACACCAGCACAGGTGATTCACAGACAACTGCCCAGTTAGGACACACAACTACAGTTGTGCAACCCATCAAACCTGATATAAGACAAGAGGAGTCTGCTGAAAGTTTGCTGCAGTTAAGAAGTCTGCAAGAGGATGGAAG GTCAGCTGAGAGCAGCAGatattcctcctcttctgtctctgagACATGTCCTGACACAACGTCAGAGCAAGATGATGAGGACAGCAGTGAAGATCTGGCTCCCCTCAACCTCTCGACAAGAAAACCAGATAACAAAAAAAGTCCATCTGGCCATAGACTGAGGtgctcagacacagagaaattaAAAGGGGATGAGCTGCCTCTGAACCTCAGTCTCCGAGCTTCTCAGACCAGCCCTTTGGATCTGGATGAAGAGCCATGTGaccagaggcagactgcagcacTGGCACTCTGTCAGCTAGCCATTGCaagctctgctgcctcctcatGTGACTTCAGCACTGCAGGCGAGCCCTCAAAGGATCCCACAGATGCTAGAAGTCCTGGTTCTCCAGAGAAGACCAAGCACACAACCAAGGCTAAGGCAACTGGCATGAAAAGAGTAAACAGTGGCCAGGCTGAAAACAACTGCCATAAACCAAACAAGAGAGTGAAATCTTCAGGACGGGTTCTGAGGCGGAGGCCTCGTTGA